The DNA sequence ATGCTTGTTTAGCAAACTGGTAATTGGTTTGTGTTCGTACTTCATATCACATCACCATTATGGCCGGCTACTACTGGGTATTGGTCAAAAGAATGACATTATACAAAAATAAGCTAGACTTTATCTTAATTTTGTCCTCCCAAATATTATATCAACTCTCACCATTGTAAGTTTAATAACTATTATTCACCAAAATCAAACACGCCATAACTTTGAGTTGGTAGATCATGGCCTATCACTATTACATACACATAGATGTAAGCAAAAAATAAGCCAATCTAACTTTGTTCTGTTCTGGCAACTAAAACAACTTCGATATCATATTCTAATTTAAAAGCTTTGCATCGGCATATCTTTATATTCTTAGTGATGGAATACTTTTGTTGTCCATATTCGAATTCTATGAATCGAACAAAGAATCTCACTCTATCAAGAGATGAAAATATTAATACGTAAGATCATGCTCTATGTTACGTTGAAAAACTCATCTCTAGGTTAGCCAACTGTGTTTTCTTTTTTGGTGAACCTAGTTCACATAATATATTAGTTGGACCTACTCACGTAAAGAcgtctatttttttttaaaatatttgttaataattaaaatttaacacatataattaattaaatcgtATTATTTTTTGTCAACATTAGatcagacaaattaatttaaccgaaaaaatagtaaatcaaatcttaaactgatctaaattaatattttttttataaaaaatgactataatacttttattatagaaaataactgtaatactcctattatatatattaattttgagaatcaTAAATTCTAACCCTTTACTTTTTTGCCACGTAGGGTTAGAATTTAGAGTTTTcgatatataaaaaataagagtattttaatcattttttataataagagtattgtagtcattttctataaaaaaataatattaatttagaccgattcaagatttaatttatcattttttgtcAAATTAATTGTCTGGCCTAATtgtgataaaaataatacaatttaattgattatatatgttaaagtttaattattaaaaaatatcttttaaaaaaaatattttatacgtCTTTATCTGAGTTGCTCCTATATTAATTACATTGCTTTTATTCTCttataatttttagaaaataatgtTGATGCACATAAAAGTTTTTTCTATAAAAGAACACACAAATTTCCTATAAAACTCTCTCATTTTCCTCAACCTTTCAATTAGATCAATTCCTACAAAAGTTAATTGACAAATCAAACAAAAGTTCGGCCATTTTCACTCTTTCCACCCTATATAAAGACAGTCTATaactttttatttcttatttgaATTGGAAACTAAATCAAATTATTCCAATTAAActtgattatttttatttttaacatgcCCCATGTCAAAGTCAAAGGAGACAGAAGTTGTACACCCTATAAAGAAGACATGTCCGGCAACAATACTGAATATACATTACCGTATATACACGTATGTATGCATTATTGTATGGTGCATATAAATCCAAATCAGCGTATGATTATTATTAAGAAAGAATACAATTAAAGTAGATGGAATTACAGCATAGCAGTGAAGAGGTTGATTTCCGTTTTGGTCGGTTCCAAAATAATCTAACGGCACAGATTCGGTCTTACATTCTCCTCCACAACTTGCTCCTTCCTTTATAACAACTCCACCCCACCTTCCCTTCTTTCACGcattcttattctttttcttcttctttttcttcacaaTCACCAAACACACATTATTATTACAAAGCTATTGTTGTTTTCATCTCTCTCTGATACAAACAATGTCTAccgagaaggagagagagactCAGGTTTACCTAGCCAAGCTTTCTGAGCAGGCTGAAAGATATGAAGGtcctttttagtttttaccATTCCTTGTtatgatttgttttttttttttaatcttaattaacattatttcatttcatttttatgattaatCACATCATGCTTATGCTGCTGAATGTATTATATTACTCACCTTCGGAATTGTTggattttttcaaaaaagaaatGCAAATGCAAATGCAAATGCGAATACCAAACCCATTAGCTTTCATAAATCTAATTAAGAAAAGGACAAAAATTAGGAGGGATGATAtgattagaaaaaaatataactagtttttttattttcaaatttacGAGAGTTGTTGCATAATAAGATATGGTGGTGAGATCCATCTTTAGATACAAAATGTGTTATTAAGTATTATCATAAGAAAAATTGATCTAAAAtactttataaaaatataaaaatattatgtatactaaattaattattatatatttatgtataatatatgtattatttaatttatttttaatatttattttatatttcaatgtCGTATTTTATATTagcatcaaaattaatttctaataatatataatcaatttaaaataatatcagTGTTATATGATTAGTGAATATTATGAGAATATTAGGTAAATAATAATCATCTTGAACAACATAAACaactattaataaaataaaaacatactgTACCTCCAAATTaattatctaaattttaatattaaaataaccataCAGCTAATCAAATGAATATCCAATTTATTATtcagtatttttttattgtctacctatactttttcgaatattattaattattaaagaaTTCGAGGAATGTGTTGCAGAGATGGTAGAATGCATGAAGACAGTGGCAAAGCTGGATCTGGAACTGACAGTGGAAGAGAGGAACCTGCTGTCAGTGGGATACAAGAACGTGATTGGTGCAAGAAGAGCTTCATGGCGCATCATGTCTTCAATCGAACAGAAGGAAGAGTCAAAGGGGAATGAGGCCAACGTCAAAATCATCAAGGGTTACCGCCAAAAGGTGGAGGAGGAGCTTTCCAAGATCTGCAGTGATATTCTCGACATCATTGACCACCATCTCATTCCTTCTTCCCACTCTGGAGAAGCCACTGTTTTCTACTACAAGATGTATAAGATATAATCATTCATGTTGCTTTTTTTCTATCAGTTTAAACTTTTGAGACGAGTGATTTCATTCTCGCGTCTTGCCTTGTTTTTGTAATCCAGGAAAGGTGACTACTATCGTTACCTTGCCGAGTTCAAGACTGAGCAAGAAAGGAAAGAGATAGCTGAACAGTCACTCAAGGCATACGAGGTATTTTATACGAgtaattgattttttatgtAATTATTGATGGATGCAAAAGAGTACTATATTATGTATGTTTGTTTGCATTGTATAGGCTGCTTCAGCAACTGCAAACTCAGATCTTCCATCAACACATCCAATCCGTCTTGGACTTGCACTCAACTTCTCAGTGTTTTATTATGAGATCATGAACTCTCCTGAAAGGTATTATATATTAGTTACTTGAGTGATTTGGTTATATATGCTACTAGCTATGTATTGGGATTATTACTgaaataaattgaattaaagGGCTTGCCATTTGGCAAAACAAGCATTTGATGAGGCAATTGCGGAGTTAGACACATTGAGTGAAGAGTCATACAAAGACAGCACTTTGATCATGCAATTGTTGAGAGACAATCTCACTCTCTGGACCTCCGATTTGCCTGAGGATGGAGGTATTTCTTTATATTCATGCCAATATCAAGCTTTTATGTTTTAGTTATTTATAATATCTGATAATATATACACTGCATTCAAAAAGTAAATGTTCTCATTCAATGCAGGTGAAGAATTCAAACCAGTAGAAGAAGCATCAAAACCTGCTGAACCTGAGTCTTAAGGTATGTATTtggaatattttttattcttaattttgttCGACTTAAAATCTAAGAGAAATATGAAATAGTATATAATAACTAGAGGAATGTTAGATAACTATCAAAATTTATTGGTTTTGGCATGagttagttattaatatttaaaaaaactaaattaaaaaaattgaattaatgacTTAATGATGGTTAAAAACACTAAATTTTCATAATCttctaacatttttttaataactataCTCCCTTCTTTATGAAATACCAATTCTTTTCAAGTAAattgtttatatatattaattttttaatagatctcaaagtaaataaaaaaaaactcattttaattataaaaaaataattttttttactgaaGGTAGAGAAATTTCAACTCGTGACTTTTTATATGAGTATAGAGAAACTatgtcatttgagttataactcattgacaaaaaaaatattattttaatcaacTAATCATAGTGTTTTTAAACAATTTTgacgattttttttttgtccttttaatttagattttgcAGCAATGCTAGGGATAAGAATAATCCTAGATATATGCAAGAGAGGCAACTTTTCAGCATTTTTGTTGCAATGGATCTGGACCGGACAATATAATGCAGAGCTGCAAACCACAGCCACTTCCTAATTCTTGCGCTTTCCCTTACAATCCAACAACCAAAGCTTttattattactgctttttttttttaattaattaagtagtAAATTGAAACAATATAATGATGAGTCATATTTACGTTCACCTACTAAAAGCATCTATTTTTTTCGATGATTACTTTTTAATTGATTCACTCCAAAATGTTTGTCTTCCCACTATTAAATAGATTTTGTTGTTATTGGAGAAATTCTATTGTCTTggtttgatgattttttttttgttttcttgtttttgaaTGAGTTCTAAGTTACAATCGAAGTATTGAATGGAAAGAAAATCTAACCTAGAGATTAATAATTAGTTACCGACAAACAAATATTCGAGAATTTATGTCtaataatctaaaaaaataaaactttttttcaccaaatgtatatatatgttgtaATCTATAAAAACTGAATATTTAGGAATTTATGTGTCTATCTAAATCTAAATAGCTACTatttagaataaccatccgagtacaaaggataataaacatcttctcgaaaaattagtttaatttttgggttcaccaaggatcgaactcttgacctttcggatctagcgctttaataccatgtcatgataccactcattccaaaagcttcagctgatgggaaaatgtaacactaataattatatctctaatactctacaaacctccattgtacacattgtataaatatctcattggctcctcatacttttccGAATGctaaatatttcaaatttttagtgttcatgaagcataaaaaaaataacacattATTATTGTCATATTTCATTTAGATATTATAATTGAATTCCCTTAAAACATGTTAGTAGTAGCATTTATTATACATTTACCATCTCAATATTCACCCTGGCGAACCCTACCCAGCCACCAAAAAAAATAAGGCTCAATTTGATATTgattaagtaattaattaaggAGTAAAATTACTATTCTTAAATTATTGATGATGTCATTTTAATTTgagatatattatttttaataaatatacaaCTCTATCAGaaaaaataaacattaaatTGAGAGTgacattattaattttataacgaAAATAATCAAATATCCCCATGAACTAATCAAACCTTTATCCTTCACTCCTTTCTGAAGTGCTGTCCATGGGTCCAGTAACTTTCTGCCTCTCTAATGGTCAAACCCCCAATTAAGCACTTTTTAGGAATATATATACAAAGTAATCTAAAAGCAATCTTGGAATTGCAATGCAAGTAGTAATCTTGGGCAATAAATAAATGAGTTTTGTATAGTGTGTTTCAAGAGTTTTATATatgatgttttatttttttttttttaagagatagatagataaataatatttttcttctttttatttaaaaaatatattttatttttttgtataagATTAAAATAACTATTCTTTAATTTATTAGACCAAACTACTatgtaataatattatatacataatatatatatatatatatatatattttgtttattattcaagTCATAAAAATAGAGGAAAATATAGATTTTATAAATAGGGAAGAAGAATGTTATTTAACTATCTCAGAGAGAAAAACCATTAAAACTCTAAAGTATTACTATAAATAGATGTACGGCGTTTTGACcatttgcttttattttttgctAGTTTATTCAACACTAAATTGTTGAGGTTAAAACTTAAAGCTTACAATATATAATAAgagttttaaaatattttagtcgtttaataatatttatttttttatgattattcacgtaattaatataaaaaataattatttgttgTGATGTAATATTATAcgattaaatatatataaaattattttatattggtagtagattaaaattaaatttatataacaataattatCCTCACTTCTTTTAATATGAAATTATTGAGcaaataattttcaataaataattaagaaaaaatgtATGCACAACTgccaaaaaatattaaaagtacCTATGAAATTTATGAACATTgataaaagtatttataaactaAAGAAATTAACATTGTACCTATGAAAAATGAATTTCGTACGACAAAAATATCCAAATgctaatttttggatttttttacttaaataaatgaaacaaaaaCCAATTTTACTGAATTCCActtaaacaaatttttaaacGTATTTCTCTCTTTCTAAAATTATGTAAATCGTCCTAGGGTGATAAGAGATATGTAATACATTAAATATGGCAACGTAGGACGATTTATGCATGCATGGCCTAGTTTAAAATAGCCATAAATCGTGCCAAGGTACTCATGGTTACAACTTGAGTAGTATAAATCGTCCCACCCTGGTAGGATTCACGTGATTTTGGGTTAAAGCACAAAGGCTTGCCACGATTAATGTGCTTTTCTAACCCTAACAACCCTGGCgcaatttacattctctttGCTAAACCTAATAGGCCTGCCATGATTTACACGCAACGTAGTAACCCCGAGGAGCCTAAAACGATTTATGATGATAAAAACTCTATAAATAAACGAGTGTGTCGTAAACAAATCACACTTGAAGCTTTGTGAGTTTAGGGAGAGATGGATGAgagtatatttttgttaattcaTCATCGAGGGAAGATTGATAAAAACACAAGTGAAGGTGTTATGTTCTCTATTAAAAAGCAGATAGGTGTATTTGTAAATCTGTCAAAGACTTTGATGAAATTACATAGTAGTATATTACAAGAGACAGAAAAGTGTGGCAAAAAATGTGTgaaacaattattttttttgtattcctATATCACTGAGGCAAGGTTATCTTAAGTTTGAAAAGTACGAGATGTTTGGCGATAACGACATACGAGTTATATTCCACAGTTAAGCAAGATTTTCTGACTTGGGCGCTATAGAGTTGTTTGCCATAATGGTTGATATAGAGGGTAGCTCTGGTGGATCCGCTCCGAATCCGCCAACTAGCGTCATAGAAGGGAGTTCCAGCGCCATTCCAACTAGGCAACCGGTGACTCCTTTTGCTTCATCACCATCATTTGCTACTGATTTGCCCATTCCGACAAATGACTTGGGTGATGGGCGTACGTTTGGGCAGCTCATAGTTGCAATGGGAGCAGTATCTGTAGTAGACGGTGCACCGAAATTCATG is a window from the Arachis stenosperma cultivar V10309 chromosome 3, arast.V10309.gnm1.PFL2, whole genome shotgun sequence genome containing:
- the LOC130968140 gene encoding 14-3-3-like protein GF14 iota, translated to MSTEKERETQVYLAKLSEQAERYEEMVECMKTVAKLDLELTVEERNLLSVGYKNVIGARRASWRIMSSIEQKEESKGNEANVKIIKGYRQKVEEELSKICSDILDIIDHHLIPSSHSGEATVFYYKMKGDYYRYLAEFKTEQERKEIAEQSLKAYEAASATANSDLPSTHPIRLGLALNFSVFYYEIMNSPERACHLAKQAFDEAIAELDTLSEESYKDSTLIMQLLRDNLTLWTSDLPEDGGEEFKPVEEASKPAEPES